A single region of the Kocuria rosea genome encodes:
- the glmS gene encoding glutamine--fructose-6-phosphate transaminase (isomerizing), with product MCGIVGYVGPSSQRSDVPGSGHDALDVLVEGLRRLEYRGYDSAGVAVVADGTVGFRKKAGKLLNLEQELRDSPLPRSTTGIGHTRWATHGGPSDVNAHPHVVDGGRLAVIHNGIIENFAELKRELIEKGHEFRSETDTEVAAVLLADTYNDLGDQDLTAAMQVACRRLEGAFTLLAVHVDHPGRVVAARRNSPLVLGLGEGENFLGSDVSGFIDYTRSAVELGQDQVVSITADDYEITDFHGNHADGKPFQVLWDAAAAEKGGFPSFMEKEINEQPAAVEQTLMGRTDPDGNLVLDELRIDEAVLRAVDKIVVVACGTAAYAGQVARYAIEHWCRIPTEVELAHEFRYRDPIVNERTLVVALSQSGETMDTLMAVRHAQEQGAKVVAICNTNGSTIPREADAALYTHAGPEIAVASTKAFLAQITAAYLLGLYLAQLRGNKYKDEIGEILAELEAMPAKIQQVIDAQAAVKDLAQSMKDASSVLFLGRHVGFPVALEGALKLKEIAYIHAEGFAAGELKHGPIALIEEGQPVFVIVPSPRGRDSLHAKVVSNIQEIRARGAVTIVIAEEGDEAVADYANHIFRVPQSPVLLQPLLTTVPLQIFACELATAKGYDVDQPRNLAKSVTVE from the coding sequence ATGTGTGGAATTGTTGGATATGTGGGCCCCTCCTCCCAGCGCTCGGACGTGCCCGGCTCCGGGCACGACGCCCTGGACGTCCTCGTCGAGGGCCTCCGGCGCCTCGAGTACCGCGGCTACGACTCCGCGGGCGTGGCCGTCGTCGCGGACGGCACCGTCGGCTTCCGCAAGAAGGCCGGCAAGCTGCTCAACCTCGAGCAGGAGCTGCGCGACAGCCCGCTGCCCCGCTCCACCACCGGCATCGGACACACCCGCTGGGCCACCCACGGCGGACCGTCGGACGTCAACGCCCACCCGCACGTCGTCGACGGCGGCCGGCTCGCCGTGATCCACAACGGCATCATCGAGAACTTCGCCGAGCTCAAGCGCGAGCTGATCGAGAAGGGCCACGAGTTCCGCTCGGAGACCGACACCGAGGTCGCCGCCGTGCTCCTGGCCGACACCTACAACGACCTCGGCGACCAGGACCTGACCGCGGCCATGCAGGTCGCGTGCCGCCGGCTCGAGGGCGCGTTCACGCTCCTCGCCGTGCACGTGGACCACCCCGGCCGCGTGGTCGCCGCCCGCCGCAACTCGCCGCTGGTGCTCGGGCTGGGCGAGGGCGAGAACTTCCTCGGCTCCGACGTCTCCGGGTTCATCGACTACACCCGCAGCGCCGTGGAGCTGGGACAGGACCAGGTCGTGTCCATCACGGCCGACGACTACGAGATCACCGACTTCCACGGCAACCACGCGGACGGCAAGCCCTTCCAGGTGCTGTGGGACGCGGCCGCCGCCGAGAAGGGCGGCTTCCCGTCCTTCATGGAGAAGGAGATCAACGAGCAGCCCGCCGCCGTGGAGCAGACCCTCATGGGCCGCACCGACCCGGACGGCAACCTGGTCCTCGACGAGCTCAGGATCGACGAGGCGGTGCTCCGCGCCGTGGACAAGATCGTCGTCGTGGCCTGCGGCACCGCCGCCTACGCGGGGCAGGTCGCCCGGTACGCGATCGAGCACTGGTGCCGGATCCCCACCGAGGTCGAGCTCGCCCACGAGTTCCGCTACCGGGACCCGATCGTCAACGAGCGGACCCTGGTGGTCGCCCTGTCCCAGTCCGGCGAGACCATGGACACCCTCATGGCGGTCCGGCACGCCCAGGAGCAGGGGGCCAAGGTCGTGGCGATCTGCAACACCAACGGCTCCACGATCCCGCGCGAGGCCGACGCCGCGCTCTACACGCACGCCGGACCCGAGATCGCCGTCGCCTCGACCAAGGCGTTCCTGGCCCAGATCACCGCCGCCTACCTCCTGGGCCTCTACCTGGCCCAGCTGCGCGGCAACAAGTACAAGGACGAGATCGGGGAGATCCTCGCCGAGCTGGAGGCCATGCCGGCCAAGATCCAGCAGGTCATCGACGCGCAGGCCGCGGTCAAGGATCTCGCGCAGTCCATGAAGGACGCCTCGTCCGTGCTCTTCCTGGGCCGCCACGTCGGCTTCCCGGTGGCCCTCGAGGGCGCGCTCAAGCTCAAGGAGATCGCCTACATCCACGCCGAGGGCTTCGCCGCCGGCGAGCTCAAGCACGGGCCGATCGCCCTCATCGAGGAGGGCCAGCCGGTGTTCGTCATCGTCCCCTCCCCGCGCGGACGGGACTCGCTGCACGCGAAGGTGGTCTCCAACATCCAGGAGATCCGTGCCCGCGGGGCCGTGACCATCGTCATCGCGGAGGAGGGGGACGAGGCCGTCGCCGACTACGCGAACCACATCTTCCGCGTGCCGCAGTCCCCGGTGCTGCTCCAGCC
- a CDS encoding mannitol-1-phosphate 5-dehydrogenase — translation MKCVHFGAGNIGRGFVGLLMHRSGYEVVFADVAAPLIDALASTPSYTVHEVGAGSRDTVVEGYRALNSADAPESVVAEIATADVVTTAVGAHILKFVAPLVARGIAARPDGASPVAVMACENALSATDLLAEAVRAEYGGEDLDRRAVFANTAVDRIVPQQDGGGLDVVVEQFHEWVIDRTPFAGGEPAIEGATYVDDLVPYIERKLFTVNTGHAACAYFGYRAGRHRIAEAIADPGIRERVAAALAETQALLVAKHGFDEQEHGRYVAKILDRFANEHLPDTVERVGRAPLRKLGRHERFVGPAAELAERGLGTDGLQAAVGAALRFDPADDPEAVRLGELLDTLEPADAVREITGLDAGHPLFPPLEALVADAVRERRG, via the coding sequence ATGAAGTGCGTCCACTTCGGGGCGGGCAACATCGGCCGCGGCTTCGTCGGCCTGCTCATGCACCGCTCGGGCTACGAGGTCGTGTTCGCCGACGTGGCGGCCCCGCTGATCGACGCGCTGGCGTCGACCCCCAGCTACACCGTGCACGAGGTCGGCGCCGGCTCCCGCGACACGGTCGTCGAGGGGTACCGGGCGCTCAACTCGGCGGACGCCCCGGAGTCCGTGGTCGCCGAGATCGCCACGGCGGACGTGGTCACCACGGCCGTGGGCGCGCACATCCTCAAGTTCGTGGCGCCGCTCGTGGCGCGCGGCATCGCCGCGCGCCCGGACGGCGCATCCCCCGTGGCGGTCATGGCGTGCGAGAACGCCCTGTCCGCCACGGACCTGCTCGCCGAGGCCGTCCGCGCCGAGTACGGCGGCGAGGACCTCGACCGCCGGGCGGTGTTCGCCAACACCGCCGTCGACCGGATCGTGCCCCAGCAGGACGGCGGCGGGCTCGACGTGGTCGTGGAGCAGTTCCACGAGTGGGTCATCGACCGCACCCCGTTCGCGGGGGGCGAGCCGGCCATCGAGGGGGCGACCTACGTCGACGACCTCGTGCCCTACATCGAGCGCAAGCTGTTCACGGTCAACACCGGCCACGCCGCGTGCGCGTACTTCGGCTACCGGGCCGGCCGGCACCGCATCGCGGAGGCGATCGCCGACCCCGGGATCCGGGAGCGGGTCGCGGCAGCGCTCGCGGAGACGCAGGCGCTGCTCGTGGCGAAGCACGGGTTCGACGAGCAGGAGCACGGACGCTACGTCGCGAAGATCCTCGACCGCTTCGCCAACGAGCACCTCCCCGACACCGTGGAGCGCGTGGGCCGCGCCCCGCTGCGCAAGCTCGGCCGGCACGAGCGGTTCGTGGGCCCGGCGGCCGAGCTGGCCGAACGGGGCCTGGGCACCGACGGGCTGCAGGCGGCCGTGGGGGCCGCCCTGCGCTTCGACCCGGCCGACGACCCGGAGGCCGTCCGGCTGGGCGAGCTCCTCGACACGCTGGAGCCGGCCGACGCCGTCCGGGAGATCACGGGGCTGGACGCCGGGCACCCGCTCTTCCCGCCGCTCGAGGCGCTGGTGGCCGACGCCGTCCGGGAGCGCCGGGGCTGA